A single genomic interval of Oncorhynchus mykiss isolate Arlee chromosome 13, USDA_OmykA_1.1, whole genome shotgun sequence harbors:
- the LOC118938294 gene encoding myosin heavy chain, embryonic smooth muscle isoform-like yields the protein MAQKSENVRQQLERQNKDLRAKLGELKGSVKSRFKASITALEAKILQLEEQLEREAKERAAANKLVRWTEKKLKEVCMQVEDERRHSDEYKEQMEKANSRMKQLKRQLEEESTRANAYRRKLQRELDDATESSEGLSREVNTLKSRLRRGGPISFSSSRSGRRQLQVEGTSLDLLSDDEMENKTTDANANETPAAPQLE from the exons ATGGCCCAGAAGAGTGAAAATGTGCGCCAGCAGCTGGAGAGGCAGAACAAGGACTTGCGGGCCAAGCTGGGCGAGCTGAAGGGCTCCGTGAAGAGCCGGTTCAAGGCCTCCATCACCGCCCTGGAGGCCAAGATACTGCAGCTGGAGGAGCAGTTGGAGCGGGAGGCTAA GGAGCGAGCAGCGGCCAATAAGCTTGTGAGATGGACAGAGAAGAAGCTGAAGGAGGTGTGCATGCAGGTGGAGGACGAGCGCCGCCATTCCGACGAGTACAAGGAACAG ATGGAGAAGGCCAACTCTCGCATGAAGCAGCTGAAGAGGCAGCTTGAGGAGGAGTCCACACGTGCCAACGCCTACCGCAGGAAGCTGCAGAGGGAGCTGGACGATGCCACTGAGAGCAGCGAGGGTCTCAGCCGTGAGGTCAACACACTCAAGAGCCGCCTCAG GCGTGGAGGCCCCATCAGTTTCTCCTCCAGCCGCTCGGGCAGGCGTCAGCTGCAGGTGGAGGGAACATCGCTCGACCTCCTATCCGACGATGAAATGGAAAACAAGACCACGGATGCCAATGCCAACGAGACGCCAGCAGCTCCCCAACTGGAGTAG